One Felis catus isolate Fca126 chromosome D2, F.catus_Fca126_mat1.0, whole genome shotgun sequence DNA window includes the following coding sequences:
- the MKI67 gene encoding proliferation marker protein Ki-67 isoform X4, which produces MGPTGRLVTIKRSGADGPHFPLSLSTCLFGRGIECDIRIQLPVVSKQHCKIEINGREAMLFNFSSTNPTQVNGSTIEGPVQLKHGDVITVVDRSFRYENESHEDRRKSTEFPGQRRKQESLHRVSRSSLSSDPDKTEGTPLKRRRVSFGGRLKPELFDENLPPNTPLKRGETPRRSLVSHTPPVLKKIIKDRPQPSGKEDSSGLHLEVTAQPQFAGSPARDPTRTSPGARDPRRRSPKASSVSGGSKSHHADVPKRGGRKSGGLLSKRASIDRSQHDILQRIYSKRRSGASEANLVVAKSWADVVKLGAKQTQAKAVKHGPQRQLSKRPRKANTPKKPVSGVHSEFSTGHANSPCTIIIGKAHLEKVNVPARPYRMLNNFVINKKVDFNEDLSGLTEMFQTPAAKGKPQTMSLRPSAFSDSEDVVRKEFQVPDSGEKPLLCTSETFGENVFPVTQNGPQEPSDKSLASPVLRRQSVRVNVNIEKTPGSGAPKATSSANRLRRSVGPRSIQMPGAGRKDEEAKMDTVENVPGRLLRKTPQREQKLEGAAKEQESYFEASENDTEPKENSEEVVTVRRSRRYSEQNQEPAADLTPLKTWQDTEPKEDLGGIQGLLRTPIRVQEPKEAENKTAEKRQKSSKLELAGTPAAMSVQLETPPQKVDLEEEPLALGKPIQMPGGSTHSHGEPAGGDRNSRLFNRTPEQKLSPAEKLPGSKRRPRTPKKKNHSLEDLAGLRELFQTPSHTDKPMTGHQTTKAPCKSPLPGPGNTPASQKRRLETPPQKVGLEEEPSALRKPTQMPGESTDSHRETGGDDEDINLFNKTPGQKPNPAVTRSKRRPRTPKKKAHSLEDLAGLRELFQTPNHTDKPMADDPTTKAPCKSPLAELVNTPASRRILCKTPPQKVDLEEEASALQKSTQMPGESPHEHREPVGGDEDIGLFKETPKQKLDPAENAGSKRRPRTRKKKVQSLEDLVGLKELFQTPEHTPDPVTVDQTTRVPCKSPRAEPVNTPASRNRWLKTPQKVDLEEEPSALRKSTQMLGGSPHEHREPVGGDEDIKLFKETPKQELDPAENVAGSKRRPRTPKKKVHSLEDLDGLRGLFQTPDHTDKPMTGDQTTKAPCKSLLAGPGNTPASQKRRLETPPQKVGLEEKPPSLRKPTQMPGESTNSHREPGGDDEDINLFNKTPGQKPNPAVTRSKRRPRTPKKKAHSLEDLAGLRELFQTPNHTDKPMADDPTTKAPCKSPLAELVNTPASRRRLCKTPPQKVDLEEEASALQKSTQMPGESPHEHREPVGGDEYIGLFKEIPKQELDPAENVAGSKRRPRTRKKKVQSLEDLVGLKELFQTPSHTDKPMAGDQTTKAPCQSPLAGPGNTPASKKRWLETPPQKVGLEEEPPALGKSTQMPGESPHEHTESGGEDKDIKLFNKTPEQKLKPADNVTGSKRRPRTPQKKVQSLEDLVGLKELFQTPEQTKKTTAVVKTTIVPCKSPLAETVNTPTHMKTRLKVALGKVTVENELSAVTKPTQRPEEATRTHREPVGEDEDIRLFKETPKQKLKPEEDVTGSKRQPRTPKKKVQSLEDLVGLKELFQTPDPGTGDQTTKFPCKSPRAEPVNTPASGKRWLETPPQKVDLEEEPSALRKPTRMPGESPHEHREPGGKEEDINLFKETLKRKLNPTENVTGSKKQPRTPRRNIQSLEDLVGLKELFQTPNHTDKPMAGDQTTKAPCQSPLAGPGNKPTNRRRRLKTPPQKVDLEEEPSALRKPTQLPGESPHEHGEPVGGDADIGLFKDTPKPKLEPVRNVSRSKRRPRTPKKKVQSLEDLAGLKELFQTADPVTGDRTTKAPFQSPLAGPGNKPTNRRRRLKTPPQKADLKEEPSALRKPTQTPEESTHSLRESGGDDKDVKLFNRTAKQKLGPTENVTGRKNRPRAPNPTQPLEDLASFRESFPRPDHPKQRGDAGSIQGAPKQTPDGGKPVKPLARVRRAPRGKPVEDLAGHRDPVKSRSESSDSPSPKRKRGNEGGGPGTKRLRSVTPAQATAEEKPPLKKRRGAPREGRDPPEPLTAKRKLRVVAERMEVPEDLTSGKRESRTEGRGVGRTTASPQQAMSLRSRRPNKTKLEEQRPEPVKATAEKVKTDRNDKKARKTSQQTKPQSPEGRAKSSTPAGRVRASRMCLRSTRPRKVPLPDVAEEKQREKGVGVHVKNQEEEVTQRSDVMSLRSRNVKILPGGNALESESQQRVTRSAKRCAGNVKKDEDNACIKKIRTRSRRDNEDV; this is translated from the exons ATGGGTCCTACAGGACGCCTTGTTACCATCAAAAGGAGCGGGGCGGACGGCCCCCACTTTCCACTGAGCCTCAGCACCTGCTTGTTTGGAAG ggGTATTGAATGTGACATTCGCATCCAGCTCCCTGTAGTCTCAAAACAACATTGCAAAATTGAAATCAATGGGCGGGAG GCAATGCTGTTTAATTTCAGTTCCACGAATCCAACACAAGTCAATGGATCTACCATTGAGGGACCTGTACAACTAAAGCATGGAGATGTGATCACTGTTGTTGACCGTTCCTTCAG GTACGAAAATGAAAGTCACGAGGACAGAAGGAAGTCAACTGAATTCCCAGGACAAAGACGCAAACAG GAATCTCTGCATCGAGTCTCAAGATCTAGCCTCTCTTCCGACCCTG ATAAGACTGAGGGAACACCCCTGAAAAGAAGGCGGGTCTCCTTCGGTGGTCGTCTGAAGCCGGAGTTATTTGATGAAAACTTACCTCCTAATACACCTCTCAAGAGAGGAGAAACACCCAGAAGGTCACTTGTAAGCCACACTCCACCTGTCCTGAAGAAAATCATCAAG GACCGTCCTCAACCATCGGGAAAAGAAGATTCTTCCGGACTCCATTTGGAAGTGACCGCACAACCGCAGTTCGCGGGATCTCCAGCTCGTGATCCGACCAGGACTTCTCCAGGTGCCCGTGACCCACGTCGCAGGTCACCCAAGGCGTCCTCGGTCTCCGGCGGCAGCAAATCTCATCACGCGGATGTTCCTaagaggggaggcaggaagagcGGTGGCTTGCTTTCAAAGAGAGCCTCCATCGACCGGAGCCAGCATGACATCTTGCAGAGGATTTACTCCAAAAGAAGGAGCGGAGCTTCTGAAGCCAATTTAGTCG TGGCGAAGTCGTGGGCGGACGTAGTGAAACTCGGGGCCAAACAGACCCAGGCTAAAGCGGTCAAACACGGCCCCCAGCGACAGCTGAGCAAAAGGCCAAGAAAAGCGAACACTCCGAAG aagcctGTTAGCGGCGTTCACAGTGAGTTTAGTACAGGCCACGCCAACTCTCCTTGTACCATAATAATAGGGAAAGCTCACCTTGAAAAAGTAAATGTGCCTGCCCGGCCCTACAGAATGCTCAACAACTTTGTCATCAACAAGAAGGTGGACTTCAATGAAGATCTGTCAG GGTTAACTGAAATGTTCCAGACTCCAGCAGCGAAAGGGAAGCCACAAACGATGAGCCTGCGTCCCAGCGCTTTCTCAGATTCAGAGGACGTTGTCAGAAAAGAGTTTCAAGTACCTGACTCGGGAGAAAAACCTCTGCTATGCACGTCAGAAACTTTTG GAGAGAATGTATTCCCCGTGACTCAGAATGGACCACAAGAGCCGTCTGATAAAAGCCTCGCGAGCCCTGTCCTCAGACGTCAGAGTGTCAGAGTAAATGTGAACATTGAGAAAACTCCGGGATCGGGGGCTCCGAAGGCCACGTCAAGCGCCAACAGGCTTCGAAGGTCCGTGGGGCCCAGAAGTATACAGATGCCAGGAGCAGGGCGCAAGGACGAAGAAGCCAAGATGGACACTGTGGAGAATGTTCCGGGACGACTTCTGAGGAAGACCCCGCAACGAGAACAGAAACTGGAGGGAGCAGCGAAGGAACAGGAGAGCTATTTTGAAGCGAGTGAGAACGATACCGAGCCAAAGGAAAATTCTGAAGAGGTGGTCACAGTGAGGAGATCGAGAAGATATTCAGAGCAAAACCAGGAACCAGCTGCAGACCTGACCCCCCTCAAGACATGGcaagacacagaacccaaggaAGACCTGGGAGGCATCCAAGGTCTCCTCCGCACGCCCATTCGTGTGCAGGaaccaaaggaggctgagaataAAACCGCAGAAAAGCGCCAGAAATCTTCAAAGTTGGAACTAGCTGGCACGCCAGCCGCAATGAGCGTGCAGCTCGAGACCCCTCCACAGAAAGTGGACCTGGAGGAAGAGCCCCTGGCTCTCGGGAAGCCCATCCAGATGCCAGGAGGAAGCACACACTCACACGGAGAACCTGCAGGTGGTGATAGAAACAGCAGATTGTTTAATAGAACTCCAGAGCAGAAGCTGAGCCCTGCGGAAAAACTACCTGGAAGCAAGAGGCGGCCAAGAACACCCAAGAAAAAGAATCATTCTCTAGAAGACCTGGCTGGACTCAGAGAACTCTTTCAAACCCCAAGCCACACAGATAAACCAATGACTGGTCACCAAACCACCAAAGCACCCTGCAAATCTCCGCTACCAGGACCAGGCAACACGCCAGCGAGTCAAAAGAGGCGGCTCGAGACCCCTCCACAGAAAGTGGGCCTGGAGGAAGAGCCCTCTGCTCTCAGGAAGCCCACCCAGATGCCAGGGGAAAGCACAGACTCACACAGAGAAACTGGAGGTGATGATGAAGATATCAACTTGTTTAACAAAACTCCAGGGCAGAAACCAAATCCTGCAGTAACTAGAAGCAAGAGGCGGCCAAGAACACCCAAGAAAAAGGCCCATTCTCTAGAAGATCTGGCTGGACTCAGAGAGCTCTTTCAGACCCCAAACCACACAGATAAACCAATGGCTGATGACCCAACTACCAAAGCACCCTGCAAATCTCCCCTAGCAGAGCTAGTCAACACACCCGCAAGTCGCAGGATACTGTGCAAGACCCCTCCGCAGAAAGTGGACCTGGAGGAAGAAGCCTCGGCTCTCCAGAAGTCCACCCAGATGCCAGGGGAAAGCCCACACGAACACAGAGAGCCGGTAGGCGGTGATGAAGACATCGGATTGTTCAAGGAAACCCCAAAGCAGAAACTGGACCCTGCAGAAAATGCTGGAAGCAAGAGGCGGCCAAGAACACGCAAGAAAAAGGTCCAGTCCCTAGAAGACCTGGTTGGCCTCAAAGAGCTTTTCCAAACCCCAGAGCACACTCCAGACCCTGTGACTGTTGACCAGACCACCAGAGTTCCCTGCAAATCTCCACGAGCAGAACCAGTCAACACGCCAGCAAGTAGAAATAGGTGGCTCAAGACCCCTCAGAAAGTGGACCTGGAGGAAGAGCCCTCTGCTCTCAGGAAGTCCACCCAGATGTTAGGGGGAAGCCCACACGAACACAGAGAGCCAGTAGGTGGTGATGAAGACATCAAATTGTTCAAGGAAACCCCAAAGCAGGAACTGGACCCTGCAGAAAATGTAGCTGGAAGCAAGAGGCGGCCAAGAACACCCAAGAAAAAGGTCCATTCTCTAGAAGAcctggatggacttagagggctCTTCCAAACACCAGACCACACAGATAAACCAATGACTGGTGACCAAACTACCAAAGCACCCTGCAAATCTCTTCTAGCAGGACCAGGCAACACGCCAGCAAGTCAAAAGAGGCGGCTTGAGACCCCTCCACAGAAAGTGGGCCTGGAGGAAAAGCCCCCTTCTCTCAGGAAGCCCACCCAGATGCCAGGGGAAAGCACAAACTCACACAGAGAACCTGGAGGTGATGATGAAGACATCAACTTGTTTAACAAAACTCCAGGGCAGAAACCAAATCCTGCAGTAACTAGAAGCAAGAGGCGGCCAAGAACACCCAAGAAAAAGGCCCATTCTCTAGAAGATCTGGCTGGACTCAGAGAGCTCTTTCAGACCCCAAACCACACAGATAAACCAATGGCTGATGACCCAACTACCAAAGCACCCTGCAAATCTCCCCTAGCAGAGCTAGTCAACACACCCGCAAGTCGCAGGAGACTGTGCAAGACCCCTCCGCAGAAAGTGGACCTGGAGGAAGAAGCCTCGGCTCTCCAGAAGTCCACCCAGATGCCAGGGGAAAGCCCACACGAACACAGAGAGCCAGTAGGTGGTGATGAATACATCGGATTGTTCAAGGAAATCCCAAAGCAGGAACTGGACCCTGCAGAAAATGTAGCTGGAAGCAAGAGGCGGCCAAGAACACGCAAGAAAAAGGTCCAGTCCCTAGAAGACCTGGTTGGCCTCAAAGAGCTTTTCCAAACACCAAGCCACACAGATAAGCCAATGGCTGGTGACCAAACCACCAAAGCACCCTGCCAATCTCCACTAGCAGGACCAGGCAACACGCCAGCAAGTAAAAAGAGGTGGCTCGAGACCCCTCCCCAGAAAGTGGGCCTGGAGGAAGAGCCCCCAGCTCTCGGGAAGTCCACCCAGATGCCAGGGGAAAGCCCACACGAACACACAGAATCAGGAGGAGAGGATAAAGACATTAAATTGTTTAACAAAACTCCAGAGCAGAAACTGAAACCTGCAGACAACGTAACTGGAAGCAAGAGGCGGCCAAGAACACCCCAAAAAAAGGTCCAGTCCCTAGAAGACCTGGTTGGCCTCAAAGAGCTTTTCCAAACCCCAGAGCAAACCAAGAAAACAACAGCTGTTGTCAAAACCACAATAGTGCCCTGCAAATCTCCGCTAGCAGAAACAGTCAACACACCAACCCACATGAAGACACGGCTCAAGGTAGCTCTGGGGAAGGTCACCGTAGAGAACGAGCTCTCAGCTGTCACGAAGCCCACCCAAAGGCCAGAGGAagccacacgcacacacagagaaCCAGTAGGGGAAGATGAAGACATCAGATTGTTCAAGGAAACTCCAAAGCAGAAACTGAAACCTGAGGAAGATGTAACTGGAAGCAAGAGGCAGCCAAGAACACCCAAGAAAAAGGTCCAGTCCCTAGAAGACCTGGTTGGTCTCAAAGAGCTTTTCCAAACCCCAGACCCAGGGACTGGTGACCAAACCACCAAATTTCCCTGTAAATCTCCACGAGCAGAACCAGTCAACACGCCAGCAAGTGGAAAGAGGTGGCTCGAGACCCCTCCCCAGAAAGTGGACCTGGAGGAAGAGCCCTCAGCTCTCAGGAAGCCCACCCGGATGCCAGGGGAAAGCCCACACGAACACAGAGAACCTGGAGGTAAGGAGGAAGACATCAACTTGTTTAAGGAAACCCTAAAGCGGAAACTGAACCCTACAGAAAATGTAACTGGAAGCAAAAAGCAGCCAAGAACACCCAGGAGGAACATCCAGTCTTTAGAAGACCTGGTTGGCCTCAAAGAGCTTTTCCAAACACCAAACCACACAGATAAGCCAATGGCTGGTGACCAAACCACCAAAGCACCCTGCCAATCTCCACTAGCAGGACCAGGCAACAAGCCAACCAATAGAAGGAGGCGGCTCAAGACCCCTCCCCAGAAAGTGGACCTGGAGGAAGAACCCTCAGCTCTCAGGAAGCCCACCCAGCTGCCAGGGGAAAGCCCACATGAACACGGAGAACCTGTAGGTGGTGATGCAGACATCGGATTGTTCAAGGACACCCCAAAGCCGAAACTGGAGCCTGTAAGAAACGTATCTAGAAGCAAGAGGCGGCCAAGAACACCCAAGAAAAAGGTCCAGTCCTTAGAAGACCTGGCTGGTCTCAAAGAGCTTTTCCAAACCGCAGACCCAGTGACTGGTGACCGAACCACCAAAGCACCCTTCCAATCTCCGCTTGCAGGACCAGGCAACAAGCCTACCAATAGAAGGAGGCGGCTCAAGACTCCTCCCCAGAAAGCTGATCTTAAGGAAGAGCCCTCAGCTCTCAGGAAGCCCACCCAAACGCCAGAGGAAAGCACTCACTCGCTCAGAGAATCAGGAGGTGATGATAAAGACGTTAAATTGTTTAATAGAACTGCAAAGCAGAAACTGGGCCCCACAGAAAACGTAACGGGCAGGAAAAATCGGCCAAGAGCGCCGaaccccacccagcccctggaaGACCTGGCCAGTTTCAGAGAGTCCTTCCCGAGGCCAGATCACCCCAAGCAACGGGGTGATGCTGGTAGCATCCAGGGAGCTCCAAAGCAAACACCAGACGGAGGGAAACCTGTGAAACCCCTAGCAAGAGTCCGTAGGGCCCCTCGAGGAAAGCCCGTGGAAGATCTGGCGGGCCACCGAGACCCTGTAAAGTCTCGGAGTGAAAGCAGCGATTCCCCGTCCCCAAAGAGAAAACGAGGCAACGAGGGAGGTGGCCCAGGAACAAAGAGGCTGCGCTCTGTGACACCTGCCCAGGCCACTGCCGAAGAGAAGCCTCCCCTGAAGAAAAGAAGGGGGGCCCCCAGAGAAGGACGTGACCCCCCTGAGCCCCTGACCGCGAAGAGAAAGCTAAGGGTTGTAGCGGAAAGGATGGAAGTCCCAGAGGACCTGACCAGCGGCAAGAGGGAAAGCAGGACAGAGGGGCGAGGAGTAGGAAGGACGACGGCCTCTCCACAACAG GCGATGTCTCTCCGCTCGAGACGGCCAAATAAAACCAAGCTCGAAGAGCAAAGGCCCGAGCCTGTTAAAGCAACAGCAGAGAAAGTGAAGACAGACAGAAATGACAAGAAGGCCCGGAAGACCTCCCAACAGACGAAGCCACAAAGCCCTGAAGGCAGAGCCAAGAGTTCTACACCTGCGGGCCGAGTCCGTGCAAGCAGAATGTGTCTACGGTCTACAAGACCGAGGAAGGTGCCCTTGCCTGACGTGGCAGAGGAGAAGCAAAGGGAGAAAGGTGTGGGTGTCCACGTGAAGAATCAGGAGGAAGAAGTAACACAACGTTCAGACGTCATGTCTTTGAGATCCAGAAACGTTAAGATCCTTCCTGGAGGAAATGCTTTGGAGAGTGAATCCCAACAGCGAGTAACTCGGAGCGCCAAGAGATGTGCTGGAAATGTAAAAAAG GATGAGGACAATGCGTGCATCAAGAAAATAAGAACTAGAAGTCGTCGGGACAATGAAGATGTTTAG